One Leptolyngbya subtilissima AS-A7 genomic window, GCGTCGTTTCTTTAAATCATGCCTGGTGGGTCTAATGGCGGTGGTGCTGCTCCAGGCGATCGGCTGTGGCCCAGCCAAAGTATCCGACCAGCCACTGCGACTCACCATAGGGTTGGTGAGCTACGACGACGGCGCTAGCTCGTTAGAAAAGTATCAGCGATTCCAAACCTACCTGGCCGAGCAGCTTAAGGCGATCGTTGAGCTAGAGCCAGTGTTTAACGAAATTCGCGCCGTTGAGCAAATTCGTGAGGCCAACTGGTCACTGGTGTTTGCGCCCTCAGGGTTAGCGGCGATCGCCATGGCCGAAGCCAACTATCTACCCATTTTCCCCATGCTGGGTGCCCCCAACCAAAAGTCGGTGCTGGTGGTGCGCAACGATAGCTCGTTTCAGACGCTGGGCGACCTCGCCAACCAAACCCTTGCCCTCGGAGAAGCGGGCTCCGCTACGGGCTACTATCTGCCCCTCTACGACCTCTACGGCCTCACCCTTAAGGCCATTGAGTTTGCCTCTACCCCCGCTACAGCGTTGGAGTGGATTGCCAACGGCCGAGTGGCCGCAGGGGCCATGTCAGAAGATGCTTTCCAGCAGTATCGCAGCGCGTTTGAGGGCAATACCTTTCGCATTCTGCACGCCAGTCGCGCCATTCCTCCTGGGGCGGTCTTGATTAGCCCCAACGTCGATCGCAACCAGCAGCAGTACCTTGAGCGGGCCATGCAGAATGCCCCATCCAACCTCACCGCTGATGCGGGCTATGTTCCGAACGCGCCTCCACCCGACTTAAGCCAGCTGATTGCCTTAGTCAACAAAGTGCGGCCGTTAGAGTCTCGTGTCAAAGAGCAGCCTGCGGTGCTCACCCTAGGGTCATAAGGCATAGAAAACGCGCCCTAAATTTCTTGCATATCGCCTTTGCTGAGATGCCTAGATCGTGAGTTGTGAGACGGCGAGGGACCTGTTGGTAGGCTAGAATTAGGGCCAAAGCCATTTTCTGAGGGTCATTGTTCACCGCATTGTTTGCCGGTGTTTTGCTGTTAAAACAGCTTTTAAAACAATGAATCTCAGGCTGTAGGGGTGCGGGCCATACCATCATTACCGTCTTGGATGCCTTTAGAAAATTGCGGCGCATTGGGTGAGGTTCACCGTAGTCAACCGCATCGGTCCGTTAGCTATTAGACGTCTCTAGCAACCCTCGGAGCTGACTCGTGTGAGCCACGGACATCGCACCCTAGCCGCTATTATGCTGACCGATGCGGTCGGCTTTAGCGCCCGCATGTCAGTACAGGAAGAATTAACCCTCTCCCAGCTCCAGCGTGACCAGGCGCTGATGGAAGCGCTCTGCGATCAGTTTGAGGGCAAAGTGCTGAAATCGACTGGCGATGGCCTGCTGATGTATTTTGCCAGTGCAGTACAAGCCGTTACCTGCGGGCTCGAAATTCAAAAAGAACTGCACCGCATCAATGCCACTGCTGGGGATGAGCCAGCCCTGCTGCACCGCATCGGTATCCATTTAGGGGATGTGTTTTTTAGTCAGTCTGACGTGATGGGCAACGGGGTCAACATTGCCGCCCGCCTCCAGACCGAAGCGCGCCCCAGCGGAATTTGCATTTCTAAAATTGTCTATGACGTGGTCAAGTCACGCCTAGATTTAGACACCACCTACGCCGGGCCGCTCCAGCTTAAAAACATTCAAGAGCTAGTGCCGGCCTACCACGTCCATGCCTTGCCGCGGGAGGCAAATGAGGCCAGCCCCTCGGCAATCACCACCGAAGAAGGGCTTGAGCTAACTCGTGAAGCATCTATAGACCGCAAGCTCCTAGCTCCCGGCACTAAGGTGGGCGGTCGTTACATCGTTCAGCGAGTGCTAGGGCAGGGCGGCTTTGGCCGGTCCTATTTAGTAGAAGACTCTCAGCGCTTTGGTGAGGCCTGCGTGCTGAAGGAGTTTTTCCCCACCAAAAAGTCTGGGAGCAACCTGCAAAAGGCTCTGGATTTATTCAAGCGCGAGGCCAAAACCCTATACCAGCTCGACCATCCCCAGGTGCCCAAGTTTCTGGCCTGCTTTACCCAGAAAGAGCGCCTGTTTATTGTGCAGGAATATATCGATGGCGTCCCCTATTCTCAGCTGATTAAGCAGCGCCGCCAGCAAAACAGCCAGTTTTCTGAGGCTGAGGTCGTCCAGTGGCTAATGCAGATGCTGCAGGTGCTGGATTACCTCCACGGTCTGAATATTGTGCACCGCGATATTTCGCCGGACAACATTATGTACTGTCGCGATCGCAGCCTGCCGGTGCTGATCGATTTCGGCCTAGTCAGCGACGCCATTAGCACCCTGCTTTCTGACGAGGTGACCGCAGCCGACGATGCCCAACCCGCCACCATGGTGGGCAAATTTGGCTATTCACCACCGGAGCAAATTCATTTGGGCCAGAGTTTTCCCTCCAGTGACCTCTATGCGTTGGGGGTGACGGCGATCGTCCTGCTGACCGGCCGCTACCCCCGCGACCTGATCGATCGAGAGTCGCTGGAGTGGCACTGGCAGACCTACACCAGCGTGAGCCCAAGTTTGGCCACCATTCTCACCCAGTTGGTGCAGCAGAAACCAAAAGCCCGGTTTCAAACGGCCCGCGATATAATGCAGCGCTTAGCGCCCCTGGCCAAGACGATTAAAGCTCCCATCTCTCCCCTCACTATTGAACCGGCTTGGACTCCAACTGTCAATCGGCTCAATGCCCCAGGGGCCACACCAAAGACCGCCCTTCCCCAGCAGCGCAATCCTTCATTTATGGAGGCCTGCCGTCAGGAACTCGCCCGCTGCATTGGCCCCATGGCCAGCGTGATTGTCGAAGACATGATCGAGCAACACCCCCAGGCTACACCGGAGGAATTTGTTGAAATTTTGGCCAGTCAGCTATCCAACGGACGTCAGGCCACAGATTTTGTCAGCCGCATTCAGGTCGCTGTAGACGACAATGCCGCCAGCCTAATCGATCATTCCCAGGAGCTTACGGCGGCCGATCCAGAGTCAATATTGGATATCGTCACCCCAGCCGCAGAGCGCCCCAGCCCAGAATTTTTGAACCGCTGTCGGCAAACCCTGACCCGCTGCATTGGCCCCATGGCCAACTACCTAATCGAGGACACCCTGGCCGACTTTCCTCAGCTTTCGCCTCAAGAGCTGATTAACCGCCTCGCCGCTGAAATTCCTGACTCCAAAAAGGCAGAGGAATTTTGCCGACAAATGCAGTAGAACCCAGTAGGCTGAGCCCCGATAAAAGTACTTGATGTTTAATTTGGGCTGACGTCATCGATATCTATTGTTTACCCGAAAAATCCCCTGAGCTGCGTCGCCCTTCCCGGTAGCGCTCTAGACGCTGCATGGCCATCTGTAGACTCATTTGCATGCGGTTGAAGGCCACTGCTAACTTGCCGACTTCATCGTTAGAGTCTTGGCTAAACTCCGCCACCGGGTCGCCCATGCTGGCCGCTTCCGCCGCCAACGCCATGCGGTTGAGGGGGCGCACCACGTAGCGCTTGAGCCAGAGGTTGACCAGCACGATCGCCAGCGAAAACGCAATCACAAAAATGCCGAGGATCAGCACCAGAGACTGACGGGCACTCTTCAGCACCTTTTCAGCCGGCACGGAGATCATCTGGGCACCAATAATTTCATCTAGATGCCAGCCAAACCCATTGTTGGCACCGTAGCGCCCGATCATGCTGGCCGGGGCAGCAGCTGGGGTGCTGTGGCATTCTAGGCAGCTTGGCTTAGTAATTTTGATTGGTCGGGCAATGTAGTAAATATCGCCTGCTGGAGTACTGCGAAAGCCGCTGGTTTCATGAGCATTGCCCTGCTGCTTAAACTGCTCGACTAATTGGGCCTCAAAGCTATCGGCCTTGTCTCTTAAATTGGTGGGATTGAGGGTGGCCTCTTTGTAGAAAAAGTCAGCATAGATGGGGTTGCCGCGAAAAGTTTCAAACACCTCCCGCGCCGAGTAGGCAGGTATCGTTTCGGGCAAAAATTCTACCGCCAGGCGATCGGCCAGTTCGGGGTTGACCTGGTTGGTGGTGTAGTCACGCACTGAGTTCATGGTCTCCATCAACATCAGTGCGTTGGTGGTGAGCTGAGCCTGGGCGTTGCGGTTTAATACCGAAGACAGAGCGACACTGCTGACAATAATGCCGCCCAAAAAGACGAGCACCAGCAGCAGCGTAAATTTTTGGCCCAGTTGCAGGTTGGCAAGTTTTGACATTTTCGACATGGCGCAGTGACGGGGTGGGTTTCGTCATCAGATACACTTGCACCCAGCTTGCTTCCGGAGATGCCAGAGGTTTCGCAAAGAAGAGCAATACTCTACTCTGCCCACCGTGGTCTTTGGAACAGATGCTGCTGATTGTAAGGTGAAGTCTGCTACACCTATGGCAATTGGTAACAGTTCCTCACCTGAGGCGGGTCAGGGGATGGGTGGCTGTGGCGCACTGCCCTTATCATTCACTGCTCGGTACAAACTAGGCCCCTACTTGAGTTGGGCTAGCTTTTGGTTAGCAGATCTGAGCATTTCGCTGGCCCGAGCGTGGCTGGTGGTGTTGGGCTGAACTTTTTCTAGGTCACTGATGATGTCTTGGAGCAGGCTAGCAATCTGGTTGCGCTCCATACCCTCCAGGTTTTGGGCCAGCATGGCGGTGCTTTTTGCGGTGGCGCGATCAAAGGCCGCGACTGAGGACTCTTCTTTGGCAATGTTTTCTTGAACGATGCCGAGATTGGTTTGGTATTGGGCGAGCAGGGTCTGGGCTTCGCTGTAGCCAGGGTCTTCGATGGGGATGTCGTCTAGGCGGGCGATCGCCGTTTCCCAAAGCCCCGCAACGGTTTCCCAACGAGCGGCACTGTGGGGCGGGTTTTGGCCAGCGACAGCAGCTTCATACCCAAAGGCTTTAGCCGCATCGACCAATGTGCCAGAGCGGTTGCCTCCGGCGACGTTGCCCGCCACCTGCTGATAGTCGCGCTGGTAGGCGTCTAGCTTGGTAGCCGACTGCCTCCCCGCCAATGTCTCGGGCGGAATTTCGCTCAGTCGATCCATCCCCTGCTGCCAGGTGATGAGAGCTGTGGCTCGGTCGGAGCTAGATGCCGCCGTTTGAAATGCCTGCTGTGCCCCATCAACGGCTGTTGTCCCTGCTGTCAGTAGGATTTGGGCGTTGCGCTCTTGAAACACGACGGCCTCCATGCGGCCAATTTCGGCGCGAGCGGTCTCAAACTCATCTAGGGTAAACCGCCAGCTACAGCCCACGAAGCCGCAGTAGCCCTGGGGATAGTAGCCCAAAAACCACACTGGCAGCCCGTCTAAATGTGTCTGGGCCTGGGTGACTTTTTCTTCGCCTAGTTCAATATCTTGGGCTGAGGTGGCCTGATTCACCAATTGGTCGGCCTGCTCTACCAGCGACACCGCTTGCCGGTAGTCGTGATCCATTTTGATGTAGCTGGGCAGCAGAATTAGGGGGACCGTCTTGGCTACGGGCCAGCGAATCATGGGATAGGGTAGGTTGAGTACCCACGTTACCCCGGCTAGCCCCGCCACCGTAACCAGGGCAGAACCCAAACAACCAAATGTACGAGCCACCATAACCGTCGTTTCTCGATCAGCGCAAAAGCTATTTCAGTGTTCCCTGGGGGCTTAGCTCTGTTGCTTTGAGTAGCCATCTAGTTGTGTTGATTCAGCGATCGCTCAAACCGCCTCAAATTTGGCAAAAAAACCCCTGCATCCCAGATTGAATGCAGGGGTTTCGCAATTAAATAGCTAAACCCAGGCTACTTGCCGCCGTAGAAGTAGGCGATCTCTTTGTCTTTGAGGGGCGCAAAGTCGGCCGCTTGCAGCATGGCGTTGAGGTCATCGACGGCGAAGTGCTTGGCCCCAATGCGCACAATGCGCGATCGCATCGAGTTTGACACCCCACTGCGCTGCCGCCCGGCTTCCTTTGCCATCACGGTGTGGTAGAGCTCGAGCTTGGCGGCGGGAATGGGGGTGCCATCGAGGTCAATGCCCTCGGCGATCGCGGCATCGACGGCATCAGCCCCGGTGGTTGGCGTTTGAGACATGGTGGCTAGTCCTGCTAACGTGAGTAGTCCCAAAATCCTACCAGACCGCGATCCCCGCGTTGCCTGGGGCAGAGTCAGCGGTTATAACTTTGTCGCCACCGGCTGGTGGCCCTCGATTTCTTTGACCACGCGGGTCTTACTAGCGCGCAGGTGTTGGCTAACAGCCGCCACCGCCACATCGGGATCGCGGCTGAGAATGGCCTCGTAGATTTGGCGATGCTCTAGGCGAATGTCGAGCACGTTGGGGTTTTGCTGCAGGGTCTGAATGCGCAGCAGCGCCATGGCGTCAAACAAGCTATCTAACAGCGACACCAGCCGCCGATTGCCCGACCCCTCGGCAATGAGATGGTGAAACTGGTAGTCAACATCGAGCAGGCTCTCGGCCGAGAGGCTACCGTGGCTGTTGGCGATGGCCCCTTCAGCCTTGGCCACGCAGGCTGCAATCGCTTCGAGCTGCTCTTCAGTGGCGTGGGTGCAGGCCCCAGCCACCGCCAGCGCCTCTAGGGCCAGGCGACAGTCGTAGAGATCTTCGGCATCGGCGGCGGTAATGGTGGTCACCCGCAGGCCGCCGCTAACATCAGCGGTCACTAAACCGTCTTGTTGAAGCTGGCGTAGGGCCTCACGCAAGGGGGTGCGGCTAACCTGGAGCCACTCGGCTAGCTGGGTTTCTACTAGGCGATCGCCCGGCGAAAGCGCCCCGGTCAAAATGGCCGATCGCAGCGCATGGTAAACCTGCTCATACAGAGACTTGCCGCGGTTGATAGTAGGGGGAGACGATAAAATCACTGGGGGCTTAACCTCTGGAGCAGGGCGAATACTGGCCCAACGAACTGCCGTGACGCGGGGTGCAGCTACGACGGCAATACTTCCTAATCATACAAAGTTGACCCGTAATGAGGGCTTAAAAAGTTCTCAAGGTGCAGAAACGCTGTCCTAAAGCGGCAACAACGCCATCAGAGCCTAGCTGTCATTGCCCCAGTCTTTTCCCGACCCAGTATCCTATCGCTAGCCTCAGCGCCGGCCAGCCAAGGCCTCAGGAGAATCTCAGCTCGTTGCCGTAAGCTGATAATGAGATCAACCGTAACGAACGTAACTATGCAAATTGTGCGCAGGCTGCTGTTGGGCCTACTGCTGCTAGCCACCCTAGGGCTGATATGGGATGCCCTACCCTTCTACGCCAATGCCGACTCGATGCCCGAGTCCGCTACAGTCTCTGACCCCAGCTTAGCCACCGCCACTTTTGCCGGGGGCTGTTTTTGGTGCATGGAAGGCCCCTTTGACAAGCTAGACGGCGTAATTTCAACCACCTCTGGCTATACCGGCGGTACCAAGGTTAACCCCACCTACTCCGAAGTCTCCGCTGGGAGCACTGGCCACGTGGAAGCGGTGCAAGTGGTCTACGACCCTGCAAAAGTCAGCTACGACAAGCTGCTTCAGGTGTTTTGGCAGAATGTAGACCCAGTAGATAATCGAGGCCAGTTCTGCGACAAGGGCAGCCAGTATCGGGCCAAAATCTTTGTCCACGACGACGATCAGCAGGCGTTGGCAGAACAGTCTAAACAGGTGCTCAGCGCCGGGCCGAAGTTTCGGAAAACTCCCATCGTGACGGCCATTGAGCCCGCCCAGACCTTTTACCCCGCTGAAGACTACCACCAGGACTATTACCTCAAGCACCCGCTGCGCTACAAGTATTACCGCACGGCATGCGGGCGCGACCAGCGGTTGGCTGAAGTTTGGGGCGCTGACGGGGAGTAGATAGGTGAATGGGTAGGCGGGTGGATGAGCAGGATACAACGTTGTGCAGGGATTTTTGAATTTCTATAAACCCCAGGGCATGAGTTCCCACGATTGTGTGGGGGCGGTGCGGCGGCTGACGGGCATTAGAAAAGTAGGCCACGGAGGTACGTTAGACCCTTTGGCCGAGGGCGTTTTGCCCATAGCTGTGGGCCGGGCCACGCGCCTGCTGCCCTACCTGCCCGAGGGCAAAGCCTATCGTGCAATCATTCGCTTTGGCCTCACCACCACCACCGACGATCTAGAAGGGGAAATGCTGACCCAGCAAGCCGCCGATCGCCTGACGGTAGAGGAGATTGCAGCCTGCCTACCCGAGTTTGAAGGAACAATCGATCAAGTGCCCCCGGCCTTTAGCGCCATTCAGGTGCAGGGGCAGCGGCTCTACGATCTGGCGCGCAAGGGTCGGGTTGTAACGCCACCTTCGCGCGTGGTGACAATCCACCAACTAACGGTACAGCACTGGCAGCCGGGTGAGCAGCCGGAGCTAACGCTGGATGTAGACTGCGGACCTGGCACCTACATTCGCTCGATCGCACGGGATTTGGGCGATCGCCTCGGCACCGGAGCCACCTTGGCCCACTTAATCCGCACTCGCAGCGGCGGCTTTGACTCGTCGCACAGTCTCACGCTAAACGATGTGACGAATTTGCTGGAGAAGCAGACGCTTGAGCTAGTGGACCCAGCGATCGCCCTGGAGCATTTGCCGGCGATCGCCCTCCCCGCCGAGCTTGCCCTGCGCTGGCAGCAGGGGCAAAAGTTTCCACCCACCATGGTGATACCACCCAACACTCCCTACCGAGTCCTCAACGAGCCAGACGGCACCTTTCTAGGCATCGCCCAGCTCGAAGAGCGGGAAGAAGGGCCGATTCTCAAAGCCAAAATGGTGCTCTAGGGACAGGTAGAGTGCTTGCTATATCTCCGTTGGAATCATCTTCTAACCGGACGCTATAGCTGCCCTGGGCGAATGGCATTCGCCCCTACCCATCCACCCGCTACCCATCTACTCCTTCGGCACCCACACCGAAACTGAACCCGCCTGACAGCTAAACTCAGCCCAGCCCTCGTCGTTGGTGGTGACCGGCTCCTGAATGTGTTCAGTAATATCGTAGTAGACGCAGTTGGCTCGGCCCACCTCCATCCATTTGTGGCCGTCGCCGCCGTTGGTTAGCACCACGGCCATACCGCCGGGGTTGGCCTCGGTGCCAAGCCTGGTCCAGCCAATGGTGCTGGGGTGGTCGAAGTAGTCGTACTGGTCGCCAAAGGCGTAGGTGCTGCGGGCATACAAGAACTTATCGATCAGCCACTTGTGGCTATCGAGCCAGATCTCATATTCGCCGCCGTCGTTGCCAGTGTCTTTGTAGTGGGCCCCGTAGTAGTCGGCGTAGAAAATGCAGGGGTAGCCATCCTGGCGCAGCAAAATCAGCGCGTAGGCCAGGGGCTTAAACCAGGGCTCCACTACCGATTCGAGCGATTGCAAGGGTTGCGAGTCGTGGTTGTCGACTAGGGTAACGGCGAGAGCGGGCTGCTCTTTGACCAGGGTGTTGTCAAAAATGGTGGTGAGGTCGTAGTCGCCACCGGCT contains:
- a CDS encoding phosphate/phosphite/phosphonate ABC transporter substrate-binding protein — encoded protein: MSRLRRFFKSCLVGLMAVVLLQAIGCGPAKVSDQPLRLTIGLVSYDDGASSLEKYQRFQTYLAEQLKAIVELEPVFNEIRAVEQIREANWSLVFAPSGLAAIAMAEANYLPIFPMLGAPNQKSVLVVRNDSSFQTLGDLANQTLALGEAGSATGYYLPLYDLYGLTLKAIEFASTPATALEWIANGRVAAGAMSEDAFQQYRSAFEGNTFRILHASRAIPPGAVLISPNVDRNQQQYLERAMQNAPSNLTADAGYVPNAPPPDLSQLIALVNKVRPLESRVKEQPAVLTLGS
- a CDS encoding protein kinase domain-containing protein, with product MSHGHRTLAAIMLTDAVGFSARMSVQEELTLSQLQRDQALMEALCDQFEGKVLKSTGDGLLMYFASAVQAVTCGLEIQKELHRINATAGDEPALLHRIGIHLGDVFFSQSDVMGNGVNIAARLQTEARPSGICISKIVYDVVKSRLDLDTTYAGPLQLKNIQELVPAYHVHALPREANEASPSAITTEEGLELTREASIDRKLLAPGTKVGGRYIVQRVLGQGGFGRSYLVEDSQRFGEACVLKEFFPTKKSGSNLQKALDLFKREAKTLYQLDHPQVPKFLACFTQKERLFIVQEYIDGVPYSQLIKQRRQQNSQFSEAEVVQWLMQMLQVLDYLHGLNIVHRDISPDNIMYCRDRSLPVLIDFGLVSDAISTLLSDEVTAADDAQPATMVGKFGYSPPEQIHLGQSFPSSDLYALGVTAIVLLTGRYPRDLIDRESLEWHWQTYTSVSPSLATILTQLVQQKPKARFQTARDIMQRLAPLAKTIKAPISPLTIEPAWTPTVNRLNAPGATPKTALPQQRNPSFMEACRQELARCIGPMASVIVEDMIEQHPQATPEEFVEILASQLSNGRQATDFVSRIQVAVDDNAASLIDHSQELTAADPESILDIVTPAAERPSPEFLNRCRQTLTRCIGPMANYLIEDTLADFPQLSPQELINRLAAEIPDSKKAEEFCRQMQ
- a CDS encoding c-type heme family protein codes for the protein MSKMSKLANLQLGQKFTLLLVLVFLGGIIVSSVALSSVLNRNAQAQLTTNALMLMETMNSVRDYTTNQVNPELADRLAVEFLPETIPAYSAREVFETFRGNPIYADFFYKEATLNPTNLRDKADSFEAQLVEQFKQQGNAHETSGFRSTPAGDIYYIARPIKITKPSCLECHSTPAAAPASMIGRYGANNGFGWHLDEIIGAQMISVPAEKVLKSARQSLVLILGIFVIAFSLAIVLVNLWLKRYVVRPLNRMALAAEAASMGDPVAEFSQDSNDEVGKLAVAFNRMQMSLQMAMQRLERYREGRRSSGDFSGKQ
- a CDS encoding small RNA NsiR4-regulated ssr1528 family protein, with protein sequence MSQTPTTGADAVDAAIAEGIDLDGTPIPAAKLELYHTVMAKEAGRQRSGVSNSMRSRIVRIGAKHFAVDDLNAMLQAADFAPLKDKEIAYFYGGK
- a CDS encoding FCD domain-containing protein, which gives rise to MILSSPPTINRGKSLYEQVYHALRSAILTGALSPGDRLVETQLAEWLQVSRTPLREALRQLQQDGLVTADVSGGLRVTTITAADAEDLYDCRLALEALAVAGACTHATEEQLEAIAACVAKAEGAIANSHGSLSAESLLDVDYQFHHLIAEGSGNRRLVSLLDSLFDAMALLRIQTLQQNPNVLDIRLEHRQIYEAILSRDPDVAVAAVSQHLRASKTRVVKEIEGHQPVATKL
- the msrA gene encoding peptide-methionine (S)-S-oxide reductase MsrA, with amino-acid sequence MQIVRRLLLGLLLLATLGLIWDALPFYANADSMPESATVSDPSLATATFAGGCFWCMEGPFDKLDGVISTTSGYTGGTKVNPTYSEVSAGSTGHVEAVQVVYDPAKVSYDKLLQVFWQNVDPVDNRGQFCDKGSQYRAKIFVHDDDQQALAEQSKQVLSAGPKFRKTPIVTAIEPAQTFYPAEDYHQDYYLKHPLRYKYYRTACGRDQRLAEVWGADGE
- the truB gene encoding tRNA pseudouridine(55) synthase TruB — its product is MNFYKPQGMSSHDCVGAVRRLTGIRKVGHGGTLDPLAEGVLPIAVGRATRLLPYLPEGKAYRAIIRFGLTTTTDDLEGEMLTQQAADRLTVEEIAACLPEFEGTIDQVPPAFSAIQVQGQRLYDLARKGRVVTPPSRVVTIHQLTVQHWQPGEQPELTLDVDCGPGTYIRSIARDLGDRLGTGATLAHLIRTRSGGFDSSHSLTLNDVTNLLEKQTLELVDPAIALEHLPAIALPAELALRWQQGQKFPPTMVIPPNTPYRVLNEPDGTFLGIAQLEEREEGPILKAKMVL